The region GCGCGCGGGGTGTACGGGGCAGCGAGTGTTTTGCCGCCGTAATGCTGGAGATAATCGAAGTATATTTTATCCCCGCGATGCTTCTTCAGGCGCTCCAGGGTGAAGAGATCGGGCCGCTTCTCGGTGACATAACGGCCTACGAAATGCCCGATCCGGCGCAGCTCATCGAAGGTCACCCCCGGCTTAACCGGAACAATGATCTGCACTCCGGTGGCTCCCGAGGTTTTGGGAACGGAGTCCAGTCCGAGCGATTTCAGCACCTCCCCTACCACAGCGGCAGCTTCCATAATCCGCGGTTCGACCTCAAGCGAAGGGTCCAGATCAATCATCCATTCGCAGGGCAGCGTACTGCCGGCATAATGGAGGGAGGGATGGAATTCGAGCGCAGCCAGATTGCCCAGCCAGAGCAGCTCCGGCAGGCCCTGGAGCACAATATAGGTGATATCGTCCTGCACCGCCGTTCGGACGAATTCCGGCAACGGCTCCGGGGCGTTCTTCTGATAGAACGACATCCCGGGAACGCCATGGGGATAGCGGATCACCGTGAGCAGCCGGTCTTTGCAATAGCGCAGCAAGTAAGGCGAGAGGGCCGCAAGCTTTTGCAGATAGATCTGCTTGGTGATGCCCATCTCGGGCCAGAGCGGTTTGTCGGGATTGGTGATGCTGATTTGCTGCCCGTCTACGGTAATGGTTCCTTTAGTGGCCGCTGGCATGGGACATCCCTCCTTAGCTTTCCCATTAACTTAAAATTTCAAGTTCAATCTATATAGTATTTGCCTTACTTTAGTTTTTCAGTCGACCAGGGCAGTTCACTTTTTTTGCGTAAAATGTCCCTTTTGGCCCGGGCAGGTGCTTATAAGAGTGTTAGCTATAAGAGAGGAGCGTTTTACGATTTTGGATGAAATGGAACACCTCGTGGTTCAGGTGCAAAACGGCTACGTGGAGCAGTACGAGGGGATCGTTGAGGATGTTCAGCAGCCGATGTACCGTTATTGCAGCCGCCTGCTCGGCAGCGGGGCAGAGGCGGAGGACGCCGTGCAGGAGATTCTGGTCAAAGCGTATCAAAATATCGGTAAGTACCGCCCGCTGGTCAGCTTCTCTTCATGGCTGTATAAAATCGCTTATCATCATTGTCTGGCGGTTATCCGCCAGCGCCAGCGGCAGAGCCGGGTGATGATGCTGCTGCGGCCGCAGAAATACGCAGAAAGCCCGGAGCAGCGGATAGACCGCTTCCTGTTCGATGAACCGCTCGCTGTAGCGTTTGCCCGGCTGAAGGCGGAGGAGCGGAACCTGCTGGTATTGCGGATTTTTGAAGAGCTGAGCTTTGCAGAAATTGCCGTCATTCTGGGCAAGAATCAGGATGCGGTCAAAAAAAGATACCGGCGCACGATCATTAAGCTCACGGGCCTGCTGCAATCGCAAAGAGAGGGGGAGGAACAATGGACAAGCACATCGCTGCTGAAGAAAAAAGGATAAGACGAATGGGTAACGGTGAAGCTCTGGGTAGCATTGATGTTAAATCATCCGTTATGGAGCGGGTACGGGTCATCCATGCCCAGCAGATTACAGCACAGGACGATACGCTGGCTTCCCAGGAACAACCGGTGTCCGGAATGGATGCGCAGACACCTGTAATGACCAGGCAGCCAATACTTTCGCTGCGGCCTGCGGTAAAGCGGGGCAGAAGGCTGGCCGCCGGGCTCTGCGCAGTTGCGTTGCTGGGACTGGCTGGATTCAGCGTTCTCCGCCATGTGACGGACCAGGAAACTACGGTGAAGGCGCAGCAACCGGACTTTGCGGTCATCCGGCAGACGGAGGGGCAGCCACTGGCCTTGAAGGACAACAGCGGCAGAGTTGTGGCGCAGGTGAAGAGGGCTGAACCGAAGGTCTATACGCCTTACATTGGCTCTAGCTCTGCCCGGGAACGTTACTTTAAGCTAAGTGAACAATATGAACGGCAGGCGCAAGCGGGCTTACAGCCGGGAGAGACAGCAGCTTATTATGTCAATGACAGTGAATTAATTACACTCATGAACGGGCTGGGGTATGGGAAACCGCTATTTTTCACAAGCAGAACGATTACGTATACCAGCTACACACAGTTGTCAGCAGCCCGGGAGCAAACGGGCAAGTGGAGCTTTGCACTGCCGCCTGAGAGTATTGGCCAACTCCGGTTTGCAGAAGGCAGACTGTTCACAAAAGTTCCTTCTTCATTTGCTTCAGAGTACGGGGTGATTCTGGAGGCGCTGAAGGCCAAAACAGATGCCGCCCAGGACGGGAATCCGTTAGCTGTAACCATATGGCCCTTAGAGGATATTGCGAGAGCCGAGGCGGTCTATCGGGATGGAAGAAATCAGCTTGCTCTTCAGATATCCTGGGACAGTACAGTAACAACCGGTCCTTCGCAAATTCACGTATCTCCCGGCCAAACGGCTGAACTATGGACCTACGAGGATAAGGAGCTGCTGTTCATTTCAGGTGCCGAGAACAACGCGGGTTCAGTAAGCAGACTGTATTGGTATGACAGCGCCTATGGAGGACTTGCTTGGATGACGGACCCGCCGAACCAGCGGCTGACCCGGGAACAATGGGAGACCATTGCCGCCGGGATGGTACAGTATTGAGGGAATCAGTGCGCAGATCAAAGGTGTTCCAGAAGCCTCAAAGGCAAAGGGACATCTTTTTTGTGCGAAAAACCGACCACAATCGGCCACGTGTAGGCGTGCGCGCCAAATGTTATTACCGGGGGACAAGGATGAACAGGTGCAGGTTAACGGGCAGGAGATATTGTTCACCTCGTTCGGGCCGCATCATGACAAGTTGAAATCTCAATTGCAGTGGAGCAGTGCTAACGGCAGCAGGGAGTACACATTGACGGATACCAGGAACATTGTGCAGAGTAAAACTGAACTGCTGAAGATT is a window of Paenibacillus sp. FSL H3-0469 DNA encoding:
- the ligD gene encoding non-homologous end-joining DNA ligase gives rise to the protein MPAATKGTITVDGQQISITNPDKPLWPEMGITKQIYLQKLAALSPYLLRYCKDRLLTVIRYPHGVPGMSFYQKNAPEPLPEFVRTAVQDDITYIVLQGLPELLWLGNLAALEFHPSLHYAGSTLPCEWMIDLDPSLEVEPRIMEAAAVVGEVLKSLGLDSVPKTSGATGVQIIVPVKPGVTFDELRRIGHFVGRYVTEKRPDLFTLERLKKHRGDKIYFDYLQHYGGKTLAAPYTPRARPLATVSTPLLWEEVERGVKPTDFNLLNIEERLSRLGDLIAKVPPQPVEAIIAKLPSGQQ
- a CDS encoding sigma-70 family RNA polymerase sigma factor, which gives rise to MEHLVVQVQNGYVEQYEGIVEDVQQPMYRYCSRLLGSGAEAEDAVQEILVKAYQNIGKYRPLVSFSSWLYKIAYHHCLAVIRQRQRQSRVMMLLRPQKYAESPEQRIDRFLFDEPLAVAFARLKAEERNLLVLRIFEELSFAEIAVILGKNQDAVKKRYRRTIIKLTGLLQSQREGEEQWTSTSLLKKKG